A window of the Bos indicus x Bos taurus breed Angus x Brahman F1 hybrid chromosome X, Bos_hybrid_MaternalHap_v2.0, whole genome shotgun sequence genome harbors these coding sequences:
- the LOC113888197 gene encoding DDB1- and CUL4-associated factor 12-like protein 2: MAPEQTGNKKREEPAPQKAAEGSSSLSSSSLSSSSPGSSSPGSSSPGSAAVHADGPQPPTKPKRMVVRRSLVDYLRGREVGAPGRAGLSGFDSELHGFAVRKLPELLRERELSLGTVDKVFASQWLNARQVVCGTKCNTLFVVDVRSSQVTRIPLIRDRQHPPARAQPGCGIHAVQLNPSKTLLATGGENPNSLAVYWLPTLDPLCLGDHGHKDWIFAIAWMSDTVVVSGSRDGTLGIWKIDPDVFRSSIAWRNPAELSVYAHIRPAEVEDVRRAATNPRNCKVGAVAFSAKRQELGAVTMDGYFHLWKAQNTLSKLLYIRLPYCRENVCLTYCDELSLYAVGSQSHVSFLDLRQGHQSIRYLCSREGGTGVRSLSFYEHIVTVGTGHGSLLFYDIRAQKFLEEKVSDSQHSSPRPTGRRFRLICGRGWLNQDDLQMNDLSALDELPNALYTHCYNWPEMKLFVAGGPLPSSLRGNYAGLWS, from the coding sequence aTGGCCCCGGAGCAAACAGGTAACAAGAAGCGGGAAGAGCCGGCGCCCCAGAAGGCCGCAGAGGGCTCGTCGTCGCTGAGCTCCTCGTCGCTGAGCTCGTCGTCGCCGGGCTCGTCGTCGCCGGGCTCGTCGTCGCCGGGCTCGGCGGCGGTGCACGCAGACGGCCCGCAGCCTCCCACGAAGCCCAAGCGGATGGTGGTGCGGCGCTCACTGGTGGACTACCTGAGGGGGCGCGAGGTGGGCGCGCCGGGCCGCGCCGGGCTCTCAGGCTTCGATAGCGAGCTGCATGGCTTCGCGGTGCGGAAGCTGCCAGAGCTGCTGCGGGAGCGCGAACTGTCCTTGGGCACCGTGGACAAGGTGTTCGCGTCGCAGTGGCTGAACGCCAGGCAGGTGGTGTGCGGTACCAAGTGCAACACGCTCTTCGTGGTGGACGTGCGGTCCAGCCAGGTAACGCGCATCCCCCTCATACGGGATCGTCAGCACCCGCCGGCCCGCGCCCAGCCGGGCTGCGGCATCCATGCGGTCCAGCTGAATCCCTCCAAGACGCTGCTGGCCACCGGGGGCGAGAACCCCAACAGCCTGGCCGTCTACTGGTTGCCAACGCTGGATCCCTTGTGCCTGGGCGACCACGGCCACAAAGACTGGATCTTCGCCATCGCCTGGATGAGCGACACGGTGGTGGTGAGCGGCTCCCGCGACGGCACCTTGGGCATCTGGAAGATAGACCCCGACGTATTCCGGAGCAGCATCGCCTGGCGCAATCCTGCAGAGCTCTCCGTGTATGCCCACATCCGTCCCGCGGAAGTGGAGGATGTCCGCAGGGCCGCCACCAACCCACGTAACTGCAAGGTCGGTGCTGTGGCCTTCAGCGCCAAGAGGCAGGAGCTGGGAGCCGTGACCATGGATGGCTACTTCCACCTGTGGAAAGCCCAGAATACCCTGTCCAAGCTGTTGTACATCAGGCTGCCTTACTGCAGAGAGAACGTGTGCCTGACCTACTGCGATGAGTTGTCCCTGTACGCGGTAGGCTCCCAGTCCCATGTCTCTTTCCTGGACCTGCGCCAGGGTCACCAGAGCATCCGGTACCTGTGCTCCCGCGAGGGCGGCACGGGTGTGCGCTCTCTCAGCTTCTATGAGCACATCGTCACCGTGGGCACTGGCCACGGCTCTCTGCTCTTCTATGACATCCGCGCGCAGAAGTTCCTGGAGGAGAAGGTCTCGGACAGCCAGCACTCCTCTCCGCGGCCCACAGGGCGGAGGTTCAGGCTGATTTGTGGCAGAGGCTGGCTCAACCAAGATGACCTGCAGATGAACGACCTCAGTGCCTTGGACGAGTTGCCCAATGCTCTCTACACCCATTGCTACAACTGGCCGGAGATGAAGCTCTTCGTCGCTGGCGGCCCTCTTCCTTCAAGCCTCCGTGGGAACTATGCAGGCCTCTGGAGCTAA
- the LOC113888198 gene encoding DDB1- and CUL4-associated factor 12-like protein 2: MLRSPVRDSSPGSPALSSHAAPRPPPGMAPEQTGNKKREEPAPQKAAEGSSSLSSSSLSSSSPGSSSPGSAAVHADGPQPPTKPKRMVVRRSLVDYLRGREVGAPGRAGLSGFDSELHGFAVRKLPELLRERELSLGTVDKVFASQWLNARQVVCGTKCNTLFVVDVRSSQVTRIPLIRDRQHPPARAQPGCGIHAVQLNPSKTLLATGGENPNSLAVYWLPTLDPLCLGDHGHKDWIFAIAWMSDTVVVSGSRDGTLGIWKIDPDVFRSSIAWRNPAELSVYAHIRPAEVEDVRRAATNPRNCKVGAVAFSAKRQELGAVTMDGYFHLWKAQNTLSKLLYIRLPYCRENVCLTYCDELSLYAVGSQSHVSFLDLRQGHQSIRYLCSREGGTGVRSLSFYEHIVTVGTGHGSLLFYDIRAQKFLEEKVSDSQHSSPRPTGRRFRLICGRGWLNQDDLQMNDLSALDELPNALYTHCYNWPEMKLFVAGGPLPSSLRGNYAGLWS; the protein is encoded by the coding sequence ATGCTCCGCTCGCCTGTCCGCGACTCCTCGCCCGGCTCGCCAGCCCTGTCTTCCCAcgccgccccccgcccgccgcccggcaTGGCCCCGGAGCAAACAGGTAACAAGAAGCGGGAAGAGCCGGCGCCCCAGAAGGCCGCAGAGGGCTCGTCGTCGCTGAGCTCCTCGTCGCTGAGCTCGTCGTCGCCGGGCTCGTCGTCGCCGGGCTCGGCGGCGGTGCACGCAGACGGCCCGCAGCCTCCCACGAAGCCCAAGCGGATGGTGGTGCGGCGCTCACTGGTGGACTACCTGAGGGGGCGCGAGGTGGGCGCGCCGGGCCGCGCCGGGCTCTCAGGCTTCGATAGCGAGCTGCATGGCTTCGCGGTGCGGAAGCTGCCAGAGCTGCTGCGGGAGCGCGAACTGTCCTTGGGCACCGTGGACAAGGTGTTCGCGTCGCAGTGGCTGAACGCCAGGCAGGTGGTGTGCGGTACCAAGTGCAACACGCTCTTCGTGGTGGACGTGCGGTCCAGCCAGGTAACGCGCATCCCCCTCATACGGGATCGTCAGCACCCGCCGGCCCGCGCCCAGCCGGGCTGCGGCATCCATGCGGTCCAGCTGAATCCCTCCAAGACGCTGCTGGCCACCGGGGGCGAGAACCCCAACAGCCTGGCCGTCTACTGGTTGCCAACGCTGGATCCCTTGTGCCTGGGCGACCACGGCCACAAAGACTGGATCTTCGCCATCGCCTGGATGAGCGACACGGTGGTGGTGAGCGGCTCCCGCGACGGCACCTTGGGCATCTGGAAGATAGACCCCGACGTATTCCGGAGCAGCATCGCCTGGCGCAATCCTGCAGAGCTCTCCGTGTATGCCCACATCCGTCCCGCGGAAGTGGAGGATGTCCGCAGGGCCGCCACCAACCCACGTAACTGCAAGGTCGGTGCTGTGGCCTTCAGCGCCAAGAGGCAGGAGCTGGGAGCCGTGACCATGGATGGCTACTTCCACCTGTGGAAAGCCCAGAATACCCTGTCCAAGCTGTTGTACATCAGGCTGCCTTACTGCAGAGAGAACGTGTGCCTGACCTACTGCGATGAGTTGTCCCTGTACGCGGTAGGCTCCCAGTCCCATGTCTCTTTCCTGGACCTGCGCCAGGGTCACCAGAGCATCCGGTACCTGTGCTCCCGCGAGGGCGGCACGGGTGTGCGCTCTCTCAGCTTCTATGAGCACATCGTCACCGTGGGCACTGGCCACGGCTCTCTGCTCTTCTATGACATCCGCGCGCAGAAGTTCCTGGAGGAGAAGGTCTCGGACAGCCAGCACTCCTCTCCGCGGCCCACAGGGCGGAGGTTCAGGCTGATTTGTGGCAGAGGCTGGCTCAACCAAGATGACCTGCAGATGAACGACCTCAGTGCCTTGGACGAGTTGCCCAATGCTCTCTACACCCATTGCTACAACTGGCCGGAGATGAAGCTCTTCGTCGCTGGCGGCCCTCTTCCTTCAAGCCTCCGTGGGAACTATGCAGGCCTCTGGAGCTAA
- the LOC113886702 gene encoding DDB1- and CUL4-associated factor 12-like protein 2 isoform X2 — protein sequence MAPEQTGNKKREEPAPQKAAAGSSSPGSAAVHADGPQPPTKPKRMVVRRSLVDYLRGREVGAPGRAGLSGFDSELHGFAVRKLPELLRERELSLGTVDKVFASQWLNARQVVCGTKCNTLFVVDVRSSQVTRIPLIRDRQHPPARAQPGCGIHAVQLNPSKTLLATGGENPNSLAVYWLPTLDPLCLGDHGHKDWIFAIAWMSDTVVVSGSRDGTLGIWKIDPDVFRSSIAWRNPAELSVYAHIRPAEVEDVRRAATNPRNCKVGAVAFSAKRQELGAVTMDGYFHLWKAQNTLSKLLYIRLPYCRENVCLTYCDELSLYAVGSQSHVSFLDLRQGHQSIRYLCSREGGTGVRSLSFYEHIVTVGTGHGSLLFYDIRAQKFLEEKVSDSQHSSPRPTGRRFRLICGRGWLNQDDLQMNDLSALDELPNALYTHCYNWPEMKLFVAGGPLPSSLRGNYAGLWS from the exons aTGGCCCCGGAGCAAACAGGTAACAAGAAGCGGGAAGAGCCGGCGCCCCAGAAGGCCGCAG CGGGCTCGTCGTCGCCGGGCTCGGCGGCGGTGCACGCAGACGGCCCGCAGCCTCCCACGAAGCCCAAGCGGATGGTGGTGCGGCGCTCACTGGTGGACTACCTGAGGGGGCGCGAGGTGGGCGCGCCGGGCCGCGCCGGGCTCTCAGGTTTCGATAGCGAGCTGCATGGCTTCGCGGTGCGGAAGCTGCCAGAGCTGCTGCGGGAGCGCGAACTGTCCTTGGGCACCGTGGACAAGGTGTTCGCGTCGCAGTGGCTGAACGCCAGGCAGGTGGTGTGCGGTACCAAGTGCAACACGCTCTTCGTGGTGGACGTGCGGTCCAGCCAGGTAACGCGCATCCCCCTCATACGGGATCGTCAGCACCCGCCGGCCCGCGCCCAGCCGGGCTGCGGCATCCATGCGGTCCAGCTGAATCCCTCCAAGACGCTGCTGGCCACCGGGGGCGAGAACCCCAACAGCCTGGCCGTCTACTGGTTGCCAACGCTGGATCCCTTGTGCCTGGGCGACCACGGCCACAAAGACTGGATCTTCGCCATCGCCTGGATGAGCGACACGGTGGTGGTGAGCGGCTCCCGCGACGGCACCTTGGGCATCTGGAAGATAGACCCCGACGTATTCCGGAGCAGCATCGCCTGGCGCAATCCTGCAGAGCTCTCCGTGTATGCCCACATCCGTCCCGCGGAAGTGGAGGATGTCCGCAGGGCCGCCACCAACCCACGTAACTGCAAGGTCGGTGCTGTGGCCTTCAGCGCCAAGAGGCAGGAGCTGGGAGCCGTGACCATGGATGGCTACTTCCACCTGTGGAAAGCCCAGAATACCCTGTCCAAGCTGTTGTACATCAGGCTGCCTTACTGCAGAGAGAACGTGTGCCTGACCTACTGCGATGAGTTGTCCCTGTACGCGGTAGGCTCCCAGTCCCATGTCTCTTTCCTGGACCTGCGCCAGGGTCACCAGAGCATCCGGTACCTGTGCTCCCGCGAGGGCGGCACGGGTGTGCGCTCTCTCAGCTTCTATGAGCACATCGTCACCGTGGGCACTGGCCACGGCTCTCTGCTCTTCTATGACATCCGCGCGCAGAAGTTCCTGGAGGAGAAGGTCTCGGACAGCCAGCACTCCTCTCCGCGGCCCACAGGGCGGAGGTTCAGGCTGATTTGTGGCAGAGGCTGGCTCAACCAAGATGACCTGCAGATGAACGACCTCAGTGCCTTGGACGAGTTGCCCAATGCTCTCTACACCCATTGCTACAACTGGCCGGAGATGAAGCTCTTCGTCGCTGGCGGCCCTCTTCCTTCAAGCCTCCGTGGGAACTATGCAGGCCTCTGGAGCTAA
- the LOC113886702 gene encoding DDB1- and CUL4-associated factor 12-like protein 2 isoform X1 has product MAPEQTGNKKREEPAPQKAAEGSSSPSPGSAAVHADGPQPPTKPKRMVVRRSLVDYLRGREVGAPGRAGLSGFDSELHGFAVRKLPELLRERELSLGTVDKVFASQWLNARQVVCGTKCNTLFVVDVRSSQVTRIPLIRDRQHPPARAQPGCGIHAVQLNPSKTLLATGGENPNSLAVYWLPTLDPLCLGDHGHKDWIFAIAWMSDTVVVSGSRDGTLGIWKIDPDVFRSSIAWRNPAELSVYAHIRPAEVEDVRRAATNPRNCKVGAVAFSAKRQELGAVTMDGYFHLWKAQNTLSKLLYIRLPYCRENVCLTYCDELSLYAVGSQSHVSFLDLRQGHQSIRYLCSREGGTGVRSLSFYEHIVTVGTGHGSLLFYDIRAQKFLEEKVSDSQHSSPRPTGRRFRLICGRGWLNQDDLQMNDLSALDELPNALYTHCYNWPEMKLFVAGGPLPSSLRGNYAGLWS; this is encoded by the exons aTGGCCCCGGAGCAAACAGGTAACAAGAAGCGGGAAGAGCCGGCGCCCCAGAAGGCCGCAGAGGGCTCGTCGTCGC CGTCGCCGGGCTCGGCGGCGGTGCACGCAGACGGCCCGCAGCCTCCCACGAAGCCCAAGCGGATGGTGGTGCGGCGCTCACTGGTGGACTACCTGAGGGGGCGCGAGGTGGGCGCGCCGGGCCGCGCCGGGCTCTCAGGTTTCGATAGCGAGCTGCATGGCTTCGCGGTGCGGAAGCTGCCAGAGCTGCTGCGGGAGCGCGAACTGTCCTTGGGCACCGTGGACAAGGTGTTCGCGTCGCAGTGGCTGAACGCCAGGCAGGTGGTGTGCGGTACCAAGTGCAACACGCTCTTCGTGGTGGACGTGCGGTCCAGCCAGGTAACGCGCATCCCCCTCATACGGGATCGTCAGCACCCGCCGGCCCGCGCCCAGCCGGGCTGCGGCATCCATGCGGTCCAGCTGAATCCCTCCAAGACGCTGCTGGCCACCGGGGGCGAGAACCCCAACAGCCTGGCCGTCTACTGGTTGCCAACGCTGGATCCCTTGTGCCTGGGCGACCACGGCCACAAAGACTGGATCTTCGCCATCGCCTGGATGAGCGACACGGTGGTGGTGAGCGGCTCCCGCGACGGCACCTTGGGCATCTGGAAGATAGACCCCGACGTATTCCGGAGCAGCATCGCCTGGCGCAATCCTGCAGAGCTCTCCGTGTATGCCCACATCCGTCCCGCGGAAGTGGAGGATGTCCGCAGGGCCGCCACCAACCCACGTAACTGCAAGGTCGGTGCTGTGGCCTTCAGCGCCAAGAGGCAGGAGCTGGGAGCCGTGACCATGGATGGCTACTTCCACCTGTGGAAAGCCCAGAATACCCTGTCCAAGCTGTTGTACATCAGGCTGCCTTACTGCAGAGAGAACGTGTGCCTGACCTACTGCGATGAGTTGTCCCTGTACGCGGTAGGCTCCCAGTCCCATGTCTCTTTCCTGGACCTGCGCCAGGGTCACCAGAGCATCCGGTACCTGTGCTCCCGCGAGGGCGGCACGGGTGTGCGCTCTCTCAGCTTCTATGAGCACATCGTCACCGTGGGCACTGGCCACGGCTCTCTGCTCTTCTATGACATCCGCGCGCAGAAGTTCCTGGAGGAGAAGGTCTCGGACAGCCAGCACTCCTCTCCGCGGCCCACAGGGCGGAGGTTCAGGCTGATTTGTGGCAGAGGCTGGCTCAACCAAGATGACCTGCAGATGAACGACCTCAGTGCCTTGGACGAGTTGCCCAATGCTCTCTACACCCATTGCTACAACTGGCCGGAGATGAAGCTCTTCGTCGCTGGCGGCCCTCTTCCTTCAAGCCTCCGTGGGAACTATGCAGGCCTCTGGAGCTAA
- the LOC113886703 gene encoding DDB1- and CUL4-associated factor 12-like protein 2 isoform X1 codes for MAPEQTGNKKREEPAPQKAAEGSSSPSPGSAAVHADGPQPPTKPKRMVVRRSLVDYLRGREVGAPGRAGLSGFDSELHGFAVRKLPELLRERELSLGTVDKVFASQWLNARQVVCGTKCNTLFVVDVRSSQVTRIPLIRDRQHPPARAQPGCGIHAVQLNPSKTLLATGGENPNSLAVYWLPTLDPLCLGDHGHKDWIFAIAWMSDTVVVSGSRDGTLGIWKIDPDVFRSSIAWRNPAELSVYAHIRPAEVEDVRRAATNPRNCKVGAVAFSAKRQELGAVTMDGYFHLWKAQNTLSKLLYIRLPYCRENVCLTYCDELSLYAVGSQSHVSFLDLRQGHQSIRYLCSREGGTGVRSLSFYEHIVTVGTGHGSLLFYDIRAQKFLEEKVSDSQHSSPRPTGRRFRLICGRGWLNQDDLQMNDLSALAELPNALYTHCYNWPEMKLFVAGGPLPSSLRGNYAGLWS; via the exons aTGGCCCCGGAGCAAACAGGTAACAAGAAGCGGGAAGAGCCGGCGCCCCAGAAGGCCGCAGAGGGCTCGTCGTCGC CGTCGCCGGGCTCGGCGGCGGTGCACGCAGACGGCCCGCAGCCTCCCACGAAGCCCAAGCGGATGGTGGTGCGGCGCTCACTGGTGGACTACCTGAGGGGGCGCGAGGTGGGCGCGCCGGGCCGCGCCGGGCTCTCAGGTTTCGATAGCGAGCTGCATGGCTTCGCGGTGCGGAAGCTGCCAGAGCTGCTGCGGGAGCGCGAACTGTCCTTGGGCACCGTGGACAAGGTGTTCGCGTCGCAGTGGCTGAACGCCAGGCAGGTGGTGTGCGGTACCAAGTGCAACACGCTCTTCGTGGTGGACGTGCGGTCCAGCCAGGTAACGCGCATCCCCCTCATACGGGATCGTCAGCACCCGCCGGCCCGCGCCCAGCCGGGCTGCGGCATCCATGCGGTCCAGCTGAATCCCTCCAAGACGCTGCTGGCCACCGGGGGCGAGAACCCCAACAGCCTGGCCGTCTACTGGTTGCCAACGCTGGATCCCTTGTGCCTGGGCGACCACGGCCACAAAGACTGGATCTTCGCCATCGCCTGGATGAGCGACACGGTGGTGGTGAGCGGCTCCCGCGACGGCACCTTGGGCATCTGGAAGATAGACCCCGACGTATTCCGGAGCAGCATCGCCTGGCGCAATCCTGCAGAGCTCTCCGTGTATGCCCACATCCGTCCCGCGGAAGTGGAGGATGTCCGCAGGGCCGCCACCAACCCACGTAACTGCAAGGTCGGTGCTGTGGCCTTCAGCGCCAAGAGGCAGGAGCTGGGAGCCGTGACCATGGATGGCTACTTCCACCTGTGGAAAGCCCAGAATACCCTGTCCAAGCTGTTGTACATCAGGCTGCCTTACTGCAGAGAGAACGTGTGCCTGACCTACTGCGATGAGTTGTCCCTGTACGCGGTAGGCTCCCAGTCCCATGTCTCTTTCCTGGACCTGCGCCAGGGTCACCAGAGCATCCGGTACCTGTGCTCCCGCGAGGGCGGCACGGGTGTGCGCTCTCTCAGCTTCTATGAGCACATCGTCACCGTGGGCACTGGCCACGGCTCTCTGCTCTTCTATGACATCCGCGCGCAGAAGTTCCTGGAGGAGAAGGTCTCGGACAGCCAGCACTCCTCTCCGCGGCCCACAGGGCGGAGGTTCAGGCTGATTTGTGGCAGAGGCTGGCTCAACCAAGATGACCTGCAGATGAACGACCTCAGTGCCTTGGCCGAGTTGCCCAATGCTCTCTACACCCATTGCTACAACTGGCCGGAGATGAAGCTCTTCGTCGCTGGCGGCCCTCTTCCTTCAAGCCTCCGTGGGAACTATGCAGGCCTCTGGAGCTAA
- the LOC113886703 gene encoding DDB1- and CUL4-associated factor 12-like protein 2 isoform X2 — protein sequence MAPEQTGNKKREEPAPQKAAAGSSSPGSAAVHADGPQPPTKPKRMVVRRSLVDYLRGREVGAPGRAGLSGFDSELHGFAVRKLPELLRERELSLGTVDKVFASQWLNARQVVCGTKCNTLFVVDVRSSQVTRIPLIRDRQHPPARAQPGCGIHAVQLNPSKTLLATGGENPNSLAVYWLPTLDPLCLGDHGHKDWIFAIAWMSDTVVVSGSRDGTLGIWKIDPDVFRSSIAWRNPAELSVYAHIRPAEVEDVRRAATNPRNCKVGAVAFSAKRQELGAVTMDGYFHLWKAQNTLSKLLYIRLPYCRENVCLTYCDELSLYAVGSQSHVSFLDLRQGHQSIRYLCSREGGTGVRSLSFYEHIVTVGTGHGSLLFYDIRAQKFLEEKVSDSQHSSPRPTGRRFRLICGRGWLNQDDLQMNDLSALAELPNALYTHCYNWPEMKLFVAGGPLPSSLRGNYAGLWS from the exons aTGGCCCCGGAGCAAACAGGTAACAAGAAGCGGGAAGAGCCGGCGCCCCAGAAGGCCGCAG CGGGCTCGTCGTCGCCGGGCTCGGCGGCGGTGCACGCAGACGGCCCGCAGCCTCCCACGAAGCCCAAGCGGATGGTGGTGCGGCGCTCACTGGTGGACTACCTGAGGGGGCGCGAGGTGGGCGCGCCGGGCCGCGCCGGGCTCTCAGGTTTCGATAGCGAGCTGCATGGCTTCGCGGTGCGGAAGCTGCCAGAGCTGCTGCGGGAGCGCGAACTGTCCTTGGGCACCGTGGACAAGGTGTTCGCGTCGCAGTGGCTGAACGCCAGGCAGGTGGTGTGCGGTACCAAGTGCAACACGCTCTTCGTGGTGGACGTGCGGTCCAGCCAGGTAACGCGCATCCCCCTCATACGGGATCGTCAGCACCCGCCGGCCCGCGCCCAGCCGGGCTGCGGCATCCATGCGGTCCAGCTGAATCCCTCCAAGACGCTGCTGGCCACCGGGGGCGAGAACCCCAACAGCCTGGCCGTCTACTGGTTGCCAACGCTGGATCCCTTGTGCCTGGGCGACCACGGCCACAAAGACTGGATCTTCGCCATCGCCTGGATGAGCGACACGGTGGTGGTGAGCGGCTCCCGCGACGGCACCTTGGGCATCTGGAAGATAGACCCCGACGTATTCCGGAGCAGCATCGCCTGGCGCAATCCTGCAGAGCTCTCCGTGTATGCCCACATCCGTCCCGCGGAAGTGGAGGATGTCCGCAGGGCCGCCACCAACCCACGTAACTGCAAGGTCGGTGCTGTGGCCTTCAGCGCCAAGAGGCAGGAGCTGGGAGCCGTGACCATGGATGGCTACTTCCACCTGTGGAAAGCCCAGAATACCCTGTCCAAGCTGTTGTACATCAGGCTGCCTTACTGCAGAGAGAACGTGTGCCTGACCTACTGCGATGAGTTGTCCCTGTACGCGGTAGGCTCCCAGTCCCATGTCTCTTTCCTGGACCTGCGCCAGGGTCACCAGAGCATCCGGTACCTGTGCTCCCGCGAGGGCGGCACGGGTGTGCGCTCTCTCAGCTTCTATGAGCACATCGTCACCGTGGGCACTGGCCACGGCTCTCTGCTCTTCTATGACATCCGCGCGCAGAAGTTCCTGGAGGAGAAGGTCTCGGACAGCCAGCACTCCTCTCCGCGGCCCACAGGGCGGAGGTTCAGGCTGATTTGTGGCAGAGGCTGGCTCAACCAAGATGACCTGCAGATGAACGACCTCAGTGCCTTGGCCGAGTTGCCCAATGCTCTCTACACCCATTGCTACAACTGGCCGGAGATGAAGCTCTTCGTCGCTGGCGGCCCTCTTCCTTCAAGCCTCCGTGGGAACTATGCAGGCCTCTGGAGCTAA